A region of the Pseudomonas sp. A34-9 genome:
CTCATTGCCGCGCGATCCAGCCCTTTGCCATCAGCTGTCAGCAAAGCGCTGCCGATCTTCACGACCCAACGCTGCGCACCTGTCACCTTGCTCCGCATCATCTTCAACCTTAGCTTGAGGGCAGCGCGACCCAGCGCCGCCCATGACGTTATTTGTGACTCGCGATTTCCAGATACTAAAACGCCGCTCGATTGAGCGGCGCCTTAGAAAAACGGCTTGCAGCGATGATAACACCGCCCCGAGATGAAGACTCAGCACACACCAGCGATCTTCTGAAGGTCAAAAGATCGCAGCTTGCGGCAGCTCCTGCCCAACGAATCAGTCGCGCACGTAAATGATTTCCGGACCGTCTTCGTCATCCACATCTTCTTCGTCCCAATCATCGTCACCGATGTCATGGACCGACTTCACGCCGCTGCGACGCAGGGCACGCTTGTCGTCCAGCGCCTGCAGTTGCGCGCGCGCCTCATCTTCGATGCGCTGATCGAGGTCAGCCAGCTCTTCCTTGTACGCCGGGTCGGCAGCAAGGCGATCGGCGCGGTCTTCCATGTAACGCATGATGTCATGGCACAGACGCTCGGTACCGATCTTGGCAATCGCCGAAATCACGTAAACCGGACCGGTCCACTCGAGGCGATCAACGATTTCCTTGACGCGCTCTTCGTGATCCTCTTCAAGGATCTGGTCGCACTTGTTCAGCACCAGCCAACGATCACGCTCAGCCAGGGACGGGCTGAACTTGATCAGCTCGTTGACGATCACTTCCGCCGCGTCCGGTGCACTGGAATCATCCAGCGGCGCCATGTCGACGAGGTGCAGCAACAGACGCGTACGCGCCAAGTGCTTGAGGAAACGAATACCCAGGCCAGCACCGTCGGAAGCGCCTTCGATCAGACCCGGAATGTCGGCAATTACGAAGCTCTTCCAGCGATCAACGCTGACCACACCGAGGTTCGGCACCAGCGTGGTGAACGGGTAGTCGGCGACTTTCGGCTTGGCGGCCGACACGGAACGGATAAAGGTACTTTTACCGGCATTCGGCAAGCCCAGCAGACCGACGTCGGCCAGCACTTTCATCTCCAGCTTCAGGTCGCGCTGCTCACCCGGCTTGCCCGGCGTGGTCTGACGCGGTGCACGGTTGGTACTGGATTTGAAACGGGTGTTACCCAGCCCGTGCCAGCCACCCTGTACAACCATCAGCTTCTGACCCGCTTTGGTCAGGTCGCCGATGACTTCCTGGGTCGCGGAGTCGATCACCGTGGTGCCGACCGGCACGCGCAGGATCAGGTCTTCACCCTTCTTGCCGGTGCAGTCGGTGCTGCCACCGTTGGAGCCACGCTCGGCATCGAAGTGCCGGGTGTAACGGTAGTCGACCAGGGTGTTGAGGTTTTCGTCAGCCATCATGTAGATGGAACCGCCGTCACCACCATCACCACCGTTCGGGCCACCGTTTTCGATGAACTTTTCCCGACGGAAACTCATGGCGCCATTGCCGCCGTCACCAGCCTTTACGCGAATCGATACTTCATCAACAAACTTCATAACCAA
Encoded here:
- the cgtA gene encoding Obg family GTPase CgtA; translated protein: MKFVDEVSIRVKAGDGGNGAMSFRREKFIENGGPNGGDGGDGGSIYMMADENLNTLVDYRYTRHFDAERGSNGGSTDCTGKKGEDLILRVPVGTTVIDSATQEVIGDLTKAGQKLMVVQGGWHGLGNTRFKSSTNRAPRQTTPGKPGEQRDLKLEMKVLADVGLLGLPNAGKSTFIRSVSAAKPKVADYPFTTLVPNLGVVSVDRWKSFVIADIPGLIEGASDGAGLGIRFLKHLARTRLLLHLVDMAPLDDSSAPDAAEVIVNELIKFSPSLAERDRWLVLNKCDQILEEDHEERVKEIVDRLEWTGPVYVISAIAKIGTERLCHDIMRYMEDRADRLAADPAYKEELADLDQRIEDEARAQLQALDDKRALRRSGVKSVHDIGDDDWDEEDVDDEDGPEIIYVRD